CGGCGGTCACGGGGTCGGGGAAGACGGGGGGTCAGGCCCGCAGCGTCTCCTCCAGCACGCGCGCCACCGAGGCCGCGTCCTGCTCCGGCAGCGGCGCGCCCGCGCCGGTCGTGACGTAGAAGGCGTCGACCGCGTTCGAGCCCAGGGTGCTGACGTGCATGCTCCGCATCCGCACTCCGGCCTTCTCCAGTGCCATCCCCATGCGGAACAGCAGGCCCGGGGCGTCCTGGGCCCGCACCTCGATCACGGTGGCGTGGCGGGAGGCCGCCGGGGCCACCGTCACGCGGGGCGGCGGCGCCACCCAGCCGCGGCGGCGCGGGTAGGCGGCGTCGCGCTCGGCGAGCCGGCCGGCGATGTCGAGGGTGCCGTCGAGGGCGCGGACGAGGTCGGCGCGCAGGCGGGCGGCCTGCGGCAGGGAGCCGTACTCGGCGGCGACCCGCCAGTTCAGCAGGAGGACCGAGTCGTCGCCGCCGTCGTCGACGTCGTCGGGCAGGGTCAGGGTCCGCAGCTCGGCCGTGCGGACGGTCAGCCGGTGCACGGCCAGGACACCGGCGACCGCGGGCAGCACGCCGGGCCGGTCGGGGACGGCGATGAGCAGCTCGACGCCGAGCGGCTCGGGCTCGCCGCAGGGCTCCTCCGGCACGGGTTCCCGCTGCGCGCGCAGGGCGAGGACCGGGCCGCCGGTGCGGAAGGCCTCGATCGCCAGCCGTTCCTGCTCGGCCGTGGGCGCGGCGGGCTCCGGCTCCCCGGGCACGTCGCCGGCGAGGACGGCGGACACCCGGCGCACCAGGTCGGCGACGAGGGAGCCGCGCCAGGAGGACCAGGCGGCCGGGCCGGTGGCCAGCGCGTCCGCCTCGGTGAGGGCGTGCAGCAGTTCCAGGGTGCCCTGGGTGCCGACGGCCCCGGCGACCGAGCGGACGGTCGCCGGGTCCTCCAGGTCGCGGCGCGTGGCCGTCTCGATGAGCAGCAGGTGGTGGCGCACCAGGGCCGACAGCACCGCCACGTCGGCGCGGTCGAAGCCGATCCGGGTGGCCACGTCCTTGACGATGATCTCGCCGGCCACGGAGTGGTCGCCGGGCCAGCCCTTGCCGATGTCGTGCAGGAGGGCGGCGACGAGGAGCAGGTCGGGGCGGCTGACGCGGCGGGCCAGCTCGGAGGCGCGGACCGCGGTCTCGATCAGGTGCCGGTCCACGGTCCAGACGTGGACGGCGTTGCGCTGCGGGCGGCAGCGGACCCGCTCCCAGTCCGGCAGGATGCGGCTGACCAGGCCCTCCGCCTCCAGCGCCTCCCAGACCTCGACGGTCGGCCGGCCCGAGCCGAGCAGCGTCACCAGTTGCTCGCGGGCCTCGGCGGGCCAGGGCGTGGGCAGCGGGCGCACGGTGCCGGCCATGCGCCGCACGGCGTGCAGGGAGAGCGGGAGGCCGGCCTGTGCGGCGGCGGCCGCGGCGCGCAGCGGCAGCACGGGGTCGCGTTCGGGGCGCGCGGCGCGGGCGAGCACCACCTCGCCGTCCTGCTCGACGACGCCCTCGGCGAGCGGTGACCGCTCGGTGACCGGCTTTGCGCCGCCCAGCATGGCGCGCAGGCGCGGGCGCACGGCGCGCGAGCGCAGCACGCGTCCCACCTCGCGCCAGGTGACGTCGCTGGCGTAGGAGATCACCCGCGCCGCCTCGTACACCTGCCGCAGCAGGGTGTCGGCGTCCAGCAGGCCCAGTTCGGCGGCCACCTGGTCCTGTTCCTGCAGGGCGAGCCGGTCGGTGGCGCGGCCGGTGGCCAGGTGCAGGGCGTCGCGGACGTCGAGCAGGCGCCGGCGGGCGTCGGCGAGGCCCTCGCGCGGGGCGTCGGCCAGCCAGGACGCGGCCACGGCGCGCAGGACGGTGGCGTCCCTGAGGCCGCCGCGGGCCTCCTTGAGGTCGGGCTCCAGCAGGTACTGCAGCTCGCCCTGGCGTCCGGCGCGTTCGGTGCACAGTTCCTGCAGCTCGGGCAGGCGCCTGGGCGCCTGGTTGCGCCAGTCGGCCAGCACGGCGGTGCGCAGTCCGGCGCTCAGGCCCAGGTCGCCGGCGAGGTGGCGGGCGTCCAGGAGGCCGAGCTGGACCTTCAGGTCCTCGCCCGCCGTCCTGCGGGCCTCGGCCGGGGTGCGCACGGAGTGGTCGAGGGAGAGGCCGAGGTCCCAGACGGGGTACCAGAGGCGGTCGGCCAGGGCGGCGACCGCGCCGGGGTCGCCGTCGTCGTGCAGCAGCAGGAGGTCGAGGTCGCTGCGCGGGGACAGCTCGCCGCGGCCGTAGCCGCCCACCGCGACGAGACAGACCCCCTTGACGTCGCCGGCCGCCGCCGTGAAGAGCCCGGCCAGCCAGTCGTCGGTCAGTTCGGCGAGGGCCGCACGGCGCGGCGGCCCGGACCGCGCCCCCTCGGTGAGGAGGCGCAGCCGGGCCGCCGCGTAGCCGCTGGGTCCCGAGTCATCCGCTTCTTTCCGCACATCAGTTCGCGTCACCCAGCGACTCCTGTCTTCCTGTCGTGTCAGAGCGCGTCCGGGCCGCGCTCGCCGGTACGGACGCGCACGGCCGTCTCGACCGGCAGGGACCAGACCTTGCCGTCACCGATCTTGCCGGTGCGGGCCGCCTTGACGATGACCTCGATGAGCTGCTCGGTGTCGTCGTCCTCGGCCAGTACCTCGATGCGGACCTTGGGGACCAGGTCGACGGTGTACTCGGCACCGCGGTAGACCTCGGTGTGGCCCCGCTGGCGACCGTAGCCGCTCGCCTCGGTGACCGTCAGCCCGTGCACGCCGAAGGCCTGCAAAGCCTCCTTGATCTCGTCCAGCCGGTGGGGCTTGACGACGGCGGTGATGAGCTTCATGCGTCCACCTTCCTGCTCTGCGCGGCGGCCGGGCTCGGGGCGTGGGCGGTGCCGGCGACGCCGCCGCCCGCACCGCTGAAGTCGTACGCGGTCTCGGCGTGCTCGGCCTGGTCGATGCCGGAGACCTCCTCGTCCTCGGTGACCCGCATGCCCATGGTCCTGTCGAGGAGGAGGGCGAGGACGGCCGAGGCGATCAGGGAGTAGGCGAGGACGGCGAAGACACCGGCGCACTGCTTCCACAGCTGGTCGAAGGAGTGGTCGCCGTAGAAGACGCCCGTCGCGGTGGACTGGCCCTTGCCGGTGGCGAGGAAGCCGATGAGCAGGGAGCCGATGATGCCGCCGACCATGTGGACGCCGACGACGTCGAGCGAGTCGTCGTAGTTGAACCTGAACTTCAGGCCGACGGCCGCGGCGCAGGCGACACCGGCGACGGCACCGACCGCGATCGCGCCGAGCGGGGAGACCGCGCCGCCGGACGGGGTGATCGCGACCAGGCCGGCGACCGCGCCGGAGGCGGCGCCGAGCGTGGTGAACGCGCCGTGGCGGATCTTCTCGTAGGCGAGCCAGGCCAGCATGGCGGCGGCGGTGGCGACCTGGGTGTTGACGAACATCAGCGCGCCGACGCCGTCGTCGTTGCCGAGCCAGGAGCCGGCGTTGAAGCCGAACCAGCCGAACCACAGCAGGCCCGCGCCGAGCATGACCAGCGGCAGGCTGTGCGGGCGCATCGGGTCCTTCTTGAAGCCGCGGCGCCTGCCGATGACCAGGATGACGCCGAGCGCCGCGGCACCGGCGTTGATGTGGACCGCCGTACCGCCGGCGAAGTCGATCACACCGAGCTCGTAGGCCCAGCCGCCGGCGCCCCAGACCCAGTGGGCGACCGGGAAGTAGACGACCGTGGCCCACAGGACGATGAACAGCGACCACGCCGAGAACTTGACCCGGTCGGCCAGGGCGCCGCTTATCAGGGCCGGGGTGATGATCGCGAACATCAGCTGGAAGACCATGAAGACGAAGACGGGGATGGTGTAGCCGTCCCAGAGGTCCGTGAGGCCGATGTCGCTGAGGCCGACCCAGCCGGAGTTCCACCCGATGAGGCTGCCGGAGTCCGTGCCGAAGGCGAGGGAGAAGCCGTAGAGCACCCACAGGATGGTGACGATGCCCATGCTGATGAAGCTCATCATCAGCATGTTGAGGGTGCTCTTGACGCGGACCATGCCTCCGTAGAAGAAGGCCAGGCCCGGGGTCATGACCAGCACCAGGGCGGAACAGATGAGCATGAAGCCCGTGTTCGCGGATGACAGTTTGGGTGCCTCCGCGGCAAGCGTGATGGCTGGTGCCATCGGCGTCTCCTCGTCGGTTGGTACGGCCCCGTGCGGGCGGTGCCTGAGCGGTCCGGTCAGTGAGGGGCGGGCCGGCTGTGCGCCATGAGATTGACGCAGCGCGGTTTCGGTGGGCGCCCCCCGTTGTTTCGCCGGGGTGACGAAGGCGTCCGGCGTGTTACGCGTCGGTGAAGTGCGGGATGCGCGGCCGGGGGACCGTTATCGTGGCGCGACCTTCCCGGGAGGCGGGGAAACCGGCCGCGGCGGTCCTCTCGACTGACCTGGCGCGGGGGAGCCGGGTCGGGCGGTTCGGGAGGACCGGCCGCGGCCGGGGACCGGGTGCTGCCGCGCTCAGACCGCCTCGGCGGCCTCCGGCAGGTCCGTGGCGAGCTGGTCGACCAGGTCGGCCACCGCGGCGAGCCCGCCGAAGTCGCGGACGGCCGTGTCGACGGTCTTCCGGATACGGGTGTTCACCCGCTCGGAGCGGACCTTCTGGGCGGTCCGCATGGCCTGCAGGGCGTACTCCGTGCTGCGCTCGGGCTCGCGCTGCAGCAGGTGCACGGTGGCCATGCCGATCAGGTTGAGCGCGTACGACCGCTGGTGCTCGGCGTCCTGGGCGAACAGCTCGACGGCCTTGCGCATGAGCGGCTCGGCCAGGGAGGCGTAGGTGGGGCTGCGGCCGGCGACGTAGGCGAGGTCGCGGAAGGAGTGGGAGTTCTCGCCGTACAGCTCGGCCTCGGAGAAGAAGCGGATCCAGTCGGGGTCCGGCTCGTCCCACTCGTCGACCTCGGCGAAGGCGTCCTCGGCCATGCGCACCGCCCGCTTGCACTTGCCGGGCTGGCCCATGTTGGCGTACGCGCGGGCCTCCATCGCATACAGCATGGACTGGGTGCGGGGGCTCGCGCAGTCGCGGCTGCCGTACTGGGCGAGGTGGACGAGTTCCAGGGCGTCGTCGGGCCGGCCCAGGTGGATCATCTGACGGCTCATGCTGGACAGGACGTAGGAGCCGAGCGGCCGGTCGCCGGCCTCCTTGGCGGCGTGCAGGGCGAGGACGAAGTACTTCTGCGCGGTGGGCTGGAGGCCCACGTCGTACGACATCCAGCCGGCGAGTTCGGCGAGCTCGGCGGCGACCCCGAAGAGCCTGCGCGTGGTGGCCTGCGGCTGGGGCTCCTGGAGGAGGTCGGTGACCTCGTGCAGCTGGCCGACGACCGCCTTGCGGCGCAGGCCGCCGCCGCACTGGGCGTCCCACTGGCGGAACATCACCGTGGTGGACTCCAGCAGCTCCAGCTCCGGCCGGGACAGCCGGCCCGGCCTGCGGGAGTCCAGGACGGACTCCGGGACGGACCCGGACGGGACCGGCGAGGCGGGGGCGGGCACCAGCCAGCGCTGGAGGGGCTCGATGAGGGAGGGCCCGGCGGACAGGGCCAGGGAGGTCCCGAGGAAGCCGCGTCGCGCCAGCATCAGGTCGCTGCGGGAGAACTCGCTGAGCAGCTCCACGGTCTGCGGCCCCGTCCAGGGCAGGTCGACGCCGGACGCGGAGGGCGCGGGGCGGGCGGCGCGCAGGCCGAGGTCCTCGACGGAGACGACGCAGCCGAAGCGCTCGGAGAACAGCTCGGACAGGATGCGCGGGATCGGCTCGCGCGGGTTCTCCCCGTCCAGCCAGCGGCGTACCCGGGAGGTGTCCGTGGAGATGTGGTTGGCCCCCAGCCGGCGGGCCCGGCGGTTCACCTGGCGGGCCAGTTCGCCCTTGGACCAGCCGCTGCGCACGAACCAGGAGCCGAGCAGTTCGTTGGGGCGCTTGTCCGCGTTCGCGCCGCCACCGCCGTTGCCGCCCACTGGAACGCCCCCACTTCCCGAGACCACTTGCCGCCGAGTGCGCCGAGCCCTAACAGAATGCCGGTGAACACGGCCTCGCGTCCGCCGGTTCCCACCCTTCGAACGCGGTGGCGGCTTGCCCCCGGCATACCCACGAGTGCATGTGCCCCGAGGCCCCGCGCACTCACGGTAATCCCACGATCACCGGTTCAACCTCGGCCGCCCCGAAAACGCCACCATTCGCCACCCCTTCGATGGAACTCCGGGCGGCCGGCACGCGATTCACTTGACACAGGACCGCCGGAAGTGGGCGGAGCGATGTGCGCTGGGGCGCGCGCCCTTCGGCGCACGCCCCCCGGTGCCACCGGACGCCGCCTTCGTCCCGCGCGAGAGGGGGAAGGCGGTTCCACAGGTCACGTTCCGCTTCCGTGCCGTTCCTCGTCGTAACCACCGGCGCGCTGGACCCGTTGGAGGAGGCATGGACTTCACGATCGGCGGCATCCGCGAGATCCGCTCCGGCGCCCGTCGGCGGGGCCGTTCCCCGGAGTGCACCGCCGTCGCCGAGTTCACCGGGCTGTGCGGCTGGGACGTGGTGCCGGGCGCGCGGGCCGCGGCGGGCGCCTGCTCCTGCGGGCGCTCCGGCTGCCGGGCACCGGGCGCCCACCCCCTCGACTTCGCCCCCGTGGTGCCGGCCGGGGCCACGCTCGCCGAGGTGACCGAGGTGTGGGCCGGGTTCCCGGGCGCCGCCGTGATGCTGCCCGTCGGCCGCTCCTTCGACGTCATCGAGGTCGCCGCGCCGGCCGGGCGGCGCGCGCTGGTGCGCCTCGAACGCATGGGACTGCCGCTCGGTCCGGTCGCCGCGACCCCGGACGGCCGCGCCCACTTCCTGGTCGCTCCCGGCGCCGCCGCCGACCTGCCGCGACTGCTCTACCGGATGGGCTGGGACGACCCGGCCGCCCTGGACCTGCACGGCCTCGGCCCCGGGACGCACATCACGGCTCCGCCCTCCGACCGGGGCGGCCTCGGCCCGGTGCGCTGGCTGCGCCCGCCGGCGCTGGACTCGGCGGCGCGGCCTCCGGCGGCCCGGCTGCTGCTGGGCACGCTGGCGTACGTGGCCCACCGGTCGCGGACCCGGACGTGAACGGCGCCGCACGGCACCGGACACGGCGAAGCGCCCGACCCCGTCCACGTCCCGGGGGCGGGCGCTTCTCGTTGCCGGGCACCTACGCCGGTCCGCGGCTCACTCGCCGATCAGCGCGTCCACGAACGCCTCCGCCTCGAACGGCGCCAGGTCGTCCGCGCCCTCGCCGAGGCCGATCAGCTTGACCGGGACGCCCAGTTCGCGCTGGACCGCGATCACGATGCCGCCCTTGGCGGTGCCGTCCAGCTTGGTGAGCACGATGCCGGTGATGTCCACGACCTCCGCGAACACCCGCGCCTGGACCAGGCCGTTCTGGCCGGTGGTGGCGTCGAGGACGAGCAGCACCTCGTCCAGCGGCGCGTGCTTCTCCACCACGCGCTTGACCTTGCCCAGCTCGTCCATGAGGCCGGTCTTGGTGTGCAGGCGGCCGGCGGTGTCGATGAGGACGACGTCGACCCCCATCTCCTTGCCCTCCTTGACCGAGTCGAAGGCGACGGAGGCGGGGTCGCCGCCCTCGGGCCCGCGCACGGTGTAGGCGCCCACGCGCTCGCCCCAGGTCTGGAGCTGGTCGGCGGCGGCGGCGCGGAAGGTGTCCGCGGCGCCGAGGACGACGGTGCGGCCGTCGGCGACCAGGACGCGGGCGAGCTTGCCGGTGGTGGTCGTCTTGCCGGTGCCGTTGACGCCGACCACCATCACGATGCCGGGCTTGCGGCCCTCGGGTTCGGTCCTGACCGTGCGGTCGGCGTCCGTGCCGACCAGCTTGATCAGCTCCTCGCGGAGCAGGCCGCGCAGTTCCTCCGGGGTGCGGGTGCCCAGCACCCTGACCCGCTCGCGCAGCCGCTCGACCAGTTCCTGGGTCGGCTGCACGCCGACGTCGGCGGTCAGCAGCGTGTCCTCGATCTCCTCCCAGGTGTCCTCGTCGAGGTGTTCGCGGGACAGCAGCGTGAGCAGGCCCTTGCCCAGGGCGTTCTGCGAGCGGGACAGGCGGGTGCGCAGGCGGACCAGGCGCCCCGCGGTGGGCTCCGGGATCTCGATCCCGGGAGCCTCGACGGGGGGAGGCTCCGCGACGACGACCGGTGTCGGGCCGCCCGGGAGATCCACCTCCTCGATGGTCCGGCGCGGTTCGTCGCGCGGCGTCTCGGCCTCGTCGCCGACGTGCGGCTCGGCCGGGGGCGCGGTGATGTCGGGCGCGGAGGGCGGGGGCGGGGGCAGCGGCTTCCTGCGCCGGCTGCCGACGACCAGCCCGCCGAGCGCGCCGAGCAGGACCACGGCGATGACTACAGCAAGGATGACGGTTTCCATAACCCGTCCAGTATCGGCCATGGGGTGCGGCGGCACCCTGCTTGCGACCGTGCGATCCCGTTGCGTCGCACGGGGTGCGGGCGCCGGGCCGGGTGCGGGCACCGGGCCGTGGCCGCCTCCCGCCCACCGGTCCGCGGCCCGCCCCGCGGCCGTGCGCGGCCGGCGCGCGAGCGCCCCGGCCGGCGGTGGCCCCCCGGGGACGCTCCCCCGCCGGGCCCCGCACCGCCGCGTACGGCACCGCCGCCCCCGGACCGGGCAGTGGCCGGTCCGGGGGCGGCGGACGGTACGGGGAGAGGGGCGGCGGGGACTTGGCCCTTCCCCCCGGGTCGGGGTGCGGTCAGCCCATCTCCTCCAGCGTCTTGCCCTTCGTCTCCTTGACGAACTTCAGGACGAACGGGATGGAGAGCGCGGCGAAGACCGTGTAGATCACGTAGGTGCCGGAGAGGTTCCAGTCGGCCAGCGACGGGAAGCTCGCGGTGATGGCCCAGTTGGCGATCCACTGCGCGCAGGCGGCCACGCCCAGGGCGGCGGCTCGGATCCGGTTCGGGAACATCTCGCCGAGGAAGACCCAGACCACGACGCCCCAGGACAGGGCGAAGAACAGGACGAACACGTGTGCGGCGATCAGGGCGACCCAGCCCTGGGTGCTCGGCAGCTTGCCGTCGACCAGGTGGTAGCTGAACGCCCACGCCTCCAGCGCGAGGCCGACGGCCATGCCGACCGAGCCGACGAGGGCCAGCGGCTTGCGGCCGACGCGGTCCACGAAGATCATCGCGATCACGGTGCCGATGATGTTGATGATCGACGTCGTGAAGGAGTAGAGGAAGGAGTCCGTCGGGTCGACGCCGACCGACTGCCACAGCGTCGAGGAGTAGTAGAACGCGACGTTGATGCCGACGAACTGCTGGAAGACCGACAGGCCGATGCCGATCCAGACGATCGGCTTGAAGAGGAAGCCGCCGCCGAGCAGGTCGCGGAAGCTCGACTTCTCCTCGCGCCGCATGGCCGTCTCGATCTCGTGGACGCGCGCGTCCAGGTCGACGCCGCCGCCCTCGACCTCGCCGAGGATCTGCCGGGCGCGGTCGTGCTTGCCGACGGAGATCAGGAAGCGCGGGGACTCGGGGATGGCGAAGGACAGCAGACCGTAGAGGACGGCCGGGACGACCATCACGCCGAGCATGACCTGCCAGGCCTCCAGGCCCATCAGCTTGCCGCGCTGGTCGCCGTCGGCGGCGTTGAGCAGGCCCCAGTTGACGAGCTGGGAGACGGCGATGCCGACGACGATCGCGGCCTGCTGGAAGGAGCCCAGGCGGCCGCGGTAGGCGGGCGGGGCGACCTCGGCGATGTAGGCCGGGCCGATGACGGAGGCCATGCCGATGGCGAACCCGCCGATGACGCGCCACAGCGCGAGGTCCCACAGGGCGAAGGGCAGCGCGGAGCCGACGGAGCTGACCGTGAACAGCACGGCGGCGATCTGCATGCAGCGGATGCGGCCGATCCGGTCGGCTATGCGGCCGGCGGTCGCGGCACCGATGGCGCAGCCGATCAGGGCGACGGCGATGACCTGGGCGAGAGCCGCGGAACCGACGTCGTAACGGTCGCGGATGGCCTCGACGGCGCCGTTGATCACGGAGCTGTCGTAGCCGAAGAGGAAGCCGCCCATGGCGGCTGCCGCCGCGATGAAGATGACGTGCCCGAGATGTTCGGGGTGAGCCGTCCTGGCTTCTGGCTGAGGTGCCTGCGCTGTGCTGGTCACGAAAAACTCCTCGGGCCGCGGCAACGCTGCCGGGGTGGGGTGATCCCTTTCAGGTATCCGGTGAGGCGCGGGTTCACGCCCACTCACACCTGAAGGTAAAAGCAACGTTGCAGAGACTATGCCTTCAAGTTTCGAAGTCAATAGGCCAGGCACTGCGACTTACGAGATATATGGGGTCGTTACGTGTTCAAACCTTGAACTCAGAGTGAAGATGATCTGAAAATGTGCATCAGCGGAGCCGCTGGGAGATCACCTTGGACACGCCATCGCCCTGCATGGACACGCCGTAGAGCGCGTCGGCGATCTCCATCGTGCGCTTCTGGTGCGTGATCACGATCAGTTGCGAGGCCTCCTGCAGCTCCTGCATGATCCGGATCAGCCGCTGGAGGTTGGTGTCGTCGAGCGCGGCCTCGACCTCGTCCATGACGTAGAACGGACTCGGCCGGGCCTTGAAGATCGACACCAGCAGCGCGACGGCGGTCAGCGACCGCTCGCCGCCCGACAGCAGGGACAGCCGCTTGACCCTCTTGCCCGGCGGCCGGGCCTCGACGTCCACCCCGGTGGCGAGCATGTCGTCCGGGTCGGTCAGCACCAGGCGGCCCTCGCCGCCGGGGAACAGCCGGCCGAAGACGCCCTCGAACTCGCGCGCGGTGTCCCGGTAGGCCTCGGTGAAGACCTGCTCGACGCGCTCGTCCACCTCCTTCACCACCTGGAGCAGGTCGGCGCGGGTCTTCTTCAGGTCCTCCAGCTGCTCGCCGAGGAACTGGTGCCGCTCCTCCAGCGCCGCGAACTCCTCCAGGGCGAGCGGGTTCACCTTGCCCAGCCGCTGGTACGCCCGCTCGGCGGCCCTGAGCCGCTGCTCCTGCTCGGCCCGCACGAAGGGCCGGGGCCGGTTGCGCGGGTGCCCGGGGTCCTCGGGCAGCTCCTCGCCCTCCGCGGGCGGGGAGGGCGGCACGGGCCGGCGCGGGCCGTACTCCGCCACCAGTCCGGCCGGTTCGACCCCCAGTTCCTCCAGCGCCCTGGTCTCCAGCTGCTCGATGCGCAGCCGTTTCTCGGCGCCGAGGACCTCGCCGCGGTGCACCGAGTCCGTCAGCTTGTCGAGTTCGGCCTTCAGTTCGCGGCCGGCGGTGCGGGCGGCGGTCAGCTCCTGCTCGCGCGCGGCCCTGGCGGCCTCGGCGGCGGCGCGCTCCCGCTCGGCCCGGC
This is a stretch of genomic DNA from Streptomyces sp. TG1A-8. It encodes these proteins:
- a CDS encoding [protein-PII] uridylyltransferase, with translation MTRTDVRKEADDSGPSGYAAARLRLLTEGARSGPPRRAALAELTDDWLAGLFTAAAGDVKGVCLVAVGGYGRGELSPRSDLDLLLLHDDGDPGAVAALADRLWYPVWDLGLSLDHSVRTPAEARRTAGEDLKVQLGLLDARHLAGDLGLSAGLRTAVLADWRNQAPRRLPELQELCTERAGRQGELQYLLEPDLKEARGGLRDATVLRAVAASWLADAPREGLADARRRLLDVRDALHLATGRATDRLALQEQDQVAAELGLLDADTLLRQVYEAARVISYASDVTWREVGRVLRSRAVRPRLRAMLGGAKPVTERSPLAEGVVEQDGEVVLARAARPERDPVLPLRAAAAAAQAGLPLSLHAVRRMAGTVRPLPTPWPAEAREQLVTLLGSGRPTVEVWEALEAEGLVSRILPDWERVRCRPQRNAVHVWTVDRHLIETAVRASELARRVSRPDLLLVAALLHDIGKGWPGDHSVAGEIIVKDVATRIGFDRADVAVLSALVRHHLLLIETATRRDLEDPATVRSVAGAVGTQGTLELLHALTEADALATGPAAWSSWRGSLVADLVRRVSAVLAGDVPGEPEPAAPTAEQERLAIEAFRTGGPVLALRAQREPVPEEPCGEPEPLGVELLIAVPDRPGVLPAVAGVLAVHRLTVRTAELRTLTLPDDVDDGGDDSVLLLNWRVAAEYGSLPQAARLRADLVRALDGTLDIAGRLAERDAAYPRRRGWVAPPPRVTVAPAASRHATVIEVRAQDAPGLLFRMGMALEKAGVRMRSMHVSTLGSNAVDAFYVTTGAGAPLPEQDAASVARVLEETLRA
- a CDS encoding P-II family nitrogen regulator, with the translated sequence MKLITAVVKPHRLDEIKEALQAFGVHGLTVTEASGYGRQRGHTEVYRGAEYTVDLVPKVRIEVLAEDDDTEQLIEVIVKAARTGKIGDGKVWSLPVETAVRVRTGERGPDAL
- a CDS encoding ammonium transporter, giving the protein MAPAITLAAEAPKLSSANTGFMLICSALVLVMTPGLAFFYGGMVRVKSTLNMLMMSFISMGIVTILWVLYGFSLAFGTDSGSLIGWNSGWVGLSDIGLTDLWDGYTIPVFVFMVFQLMFAIITPALISGALADRVKFSAWSLFIVLWATVVYFPVAHWVWGAGGWAYELGVIDFAGGTAVHINAGAAALGVILVIGRRRGFKKDPMRPHSLPLVMLGAGLLWFGWFGFNAGSWLGNDDGVGALMFVNTQVATAAAMLAWLAYEKIRHGAFTTLGAASGAVAGLVAITPSGGAVSPLGAIAVGAVAGVACAAAVGLKFRFNYDDSLDVVGVHMVGGIIGSLLIGFLATGKGQSTATGVFYGDHSFDQLWKQCAGVFAVLAYSLIASAVLALLLDRTMGMRVTEDEEVSGIDQAEHAETAYDFSGAGGGVAGTAHAPSPAAAQSRKVDA
- a CDS encoding bifunctional DNA primase/polymerase, which gives rise to MDFTIGGIREIRSGARRRGRSPECTAVAEFTGLCGWDVVPGARAAAGACSCGRSGCRAPGAHPLDFAPVVPAGATLAEVTEVWAGFPGAAVMLPVGRSFDVIEVAAPAGRRALVRLERMGLPLGPVAATPDGRAHFLVAPGAAADLPRLLYRMGWDDPAALDLHGLGPGTHITAPPSDRGGLGPVRWLRPPALDSAARPPAARLLLGTLAYVAHRSRTRT
- the ftsY gene encoding signal recognition particle-docking protein FtsY; protein product: METVILAVVIAVVLLGALGGLVVGSRRRKPLPPPPPSAPDITAPPAEPHVGDEAETPRDEPRRTIEEVDLPGGPTPVVVAEPPPVEAPGIEIPEPTAGRLVRLRTRLSRSQNALGKGLLTLLSREHLDEDTWEEIEDTLLTADVGVQPTQELVERLRERVRVLGTRTPEELRGLLREELIKLVGTDADRTVRTEPEGRKPGIVMVVGVNGTGKTTTTGKLARVLVADGRTVVLGAADTFRAAAADQLQTWGERVGAYTVRGPEGGDPASVAFDSVKEGKEMGVDVVLIDTAGRLHTKTGLMDELGKVKRVVEKHAPLDEVLLVLDATTGQNGLVQARVFAEVVDITGIVLTKLDGTAKGGIVIAVQRELGVPVKLIGLGEGADDLAPFEAEAFVDALIGE
- a CDS encoding sugar porter family MFS transporter, which produces MTSTAQAPQPEARTAHPEHLGHVIFIAAAAAMGGFLFGYDSSVINGAVEAIRDRYDVGSAALAQVIAVALIGCAIGAATAGRIADRIGRIRCMQIAAVLFTVSSVGSALPFALWDLALWRVIGGFAIGMASVIGPAYIAEVAPPAYRGRLGSFQQAAIVVGIAVSQLVNWGLLNAADGDQRGKLMGLEAWQVMLGVMVVPAVLYGLLSFAIPESPRFLISVGKHDRARQILGEVEGGGVDLDARVHEIETAMRREEKSSFRDLLGGGFLFKPIVWIGIGLSVFQQFVGINVAFYYSSTLWQSVGVDPTDSFLYSFTTSIINIIGTVIAMIFVDRVGRKPLALVGSVGMAVGLALEAWAFSYHLVDGKLPSTQGWVALIAAHVFVLFFALSWGVVVWVFLGEMFPNRIRAAALGVAACAQWIANWAITASFPSLADWNLSGTYVIYTVFAALSIPFVLKFVKETKGKTLEEMG